One window of Phycisphaeraceae bacterium genomic DNA carries:
- a CDS encoding LysR family transcriptional regulator, whose amino-acid sequence MELSQLRYFREIARTGHMTRAARVLGVSQPALSAMLRKLEEEVGTSLLHRTGKGVELSEAGRVFLRHADDAVRNADEALHEVRRLSGLETGSIRAGAGATAASYILPAVVSEMRRAYPGLKFHVREMGSSAVVESILGGELDLGIVTLPVRRVGAKQLVLQHLVEDELRLITPMRHRLAKETSFRWSDLKGESVIGFEAGSAVREVVDHAAANAGVTLEVVMELRSIQSIQQMVAAGVGVGFVSRLSDGAKRLPSLTPKGEPLKRELAIVRRSDQTPSSAVAEFERRLLKYAATLP is encoded by the coding sequence ATGGAATTGAGCCAGCTTCGGTATTTTCGCGAAATCGCCCGTACCGGCCACATGACTCGTGCCGCCCGCGTGCTCGGGGTTTCACAGCCGGCGCTTTCGGCCATGCTGCGCAAACTCGAAGAGGAAGTCGGCACGAGCTTGCTCCACCGCACCGGCAAGGGTGTCGAACTCTCGGAAGCCGGCAGAGTGTTTCTGCGTCACGCCGATGATGCGGTCCGCAACGCGGATGAAGCACTGCACGAAGTGCGCCGGCTTTCGGGACTCGAAACCGGTTCAATCCGAGCGGGCGCGGGCGCGACCGCGGCTTCGTACATCCTTCCCGCCGTCGTGAGCGAGATGCGCCGCGCGTATCCGGGCCTCAAGTTTCATGTGCGCGAGATGGGGTCGTCTGCGGTCGTCGAATCCATTCTCGGGGGCGAACTTGATCTCGGGATCGTCACGCTTCCGGTGCGCCGCGTGGGCGCGAAACAACTTGTCTTGCAGCACCTTGTCGAAGACGAGCTGCGGCTCATCACGCCGATGCGTCACCGGCTCGCGAAAGAGACTTCATTCCGCTGGAGCGACTTGAAGGGTGAATCGGTCATCGGGTTCGAGGCTGGCTCGGCGGTTCGTGAAGTCGTGGACCATGCCGCGGCGAACGCTGGCGTGACTCTCGAAGTCGTCATGGAGCTGCGCTCGATCCAGAGCATCCAGCAGATGGTGGCGGCGGGTGTCGGAGTCGGGTTTGTGTCTCGGCTCAGCGACGGGGCCAAGCGCTTGCCTTCGTTGACACCGAAAGGCGAGCCGCTCAAGCGCGAATTGGCGATCGTGCGGCGGAGCGATCAGACACCGAGCAGCGCCGTCGCCGAATTCGAGCGCCGCCTATTGAAATACGCTGCGACTCTACCGTGA
- a CDS encoding S8 family serine peptidase codes for MQIARLSLATVAAAGASLIAASGLHAAAPAAPVAGRSAVLSLDWAPHPDRHPTRILLRLDPLSDRSESQTEAMLSNAGVRRTIQSIELVPGLRIVETDDGRVNEVVSSLRHQAGVLYAEPDYAIYACAQQTPFGINEIGAPQVWPKWGTGSGMSGGGGGAGGVIVGHLDTGVDLTHPDLPTPLMTASFVPGLIVDDFDFHGTHTAGTLLARDNDIGVVGVAPTADIIVAKVLNNWEFGFHSYAIAGVNWAVANGARVLNMALGATNFDQAYLDTCNAALDSGVLLVASAGNLSNNAPFYPAWFPSVMAISAVYRNDEFLPWSSYGPHISLAGPGEDVYSTMPIVGWNVRWNETDHASNQLRGGTVDPYTGNAVFCGLGDSPAAFPPSVNGQIAHVRRGVNTIGQKVQNAYNAGAKAVIVSNNVPGGFTENFTPHLRLPVCSISQADGDELEANDGILTTINQFNAGHTYGNESGTSVSCPHVAGAAALLIGNFVPASGLPALPPLTTRWVLERTARQVGDPPRNDYYGWGIVDAYAASRYLHGRIACPGDLNTDDFVDDTDFVAFAGFYNDLLTPGGPYTGADFNGDGFTDDADFVIFASMYDQLLCP; via the coding sequence ATGCAGATAGCTCGTCTTTCGCTCGCCACCGTTGCCGCGGCAGGCGCTTCTCTGATCGCGGCCTCCGGGCTGCATGCCGCTGCGCCGGCGGCACCGGTTGCCGGCCGCTCTGCCGTACTTTCCCTCGACTGGGCTCCTCATCCGGATCGGCATCCGACGCGCATTCTGCTCCGGCTCGATCCGCTCAGTGATCGTTCCGAATCTCAGACCGAAGCGATGCTCAGCAATGCGGGAGTGCGGCGCACCATTCAGAGCATCGAGCTGGTTCCCGGCTTGCGGATCGTCGAGACGGATGATGGCCGCGTAAACGAGGTCGTTTCTTCGTTGAGGCATCAGGCCGGCGTGCTGTATGCCGAACCGGACTATGCGATCTATGCGTGCGCGCAGCAGACGCCGTTTGGAATCAATGAAATCGGGGCGCCTCAGGTCTGGCCCAAGTGGGGAACCGGCTCGGGAATGAGTGGCGGGGGTGGGGGGGCGGGTGGGGTGATCGTCGGACACCTTGATACAGGCGTCGATCTCACGCATCCTGATCTTCCAACTCCGCTGATGACTGCATCGTTTGTGCCGGGTTTGATTGTCGATGACTTCGATTTCCACGGCACGCACACGGCGGGAACGCTGCTCGCGCGGGATAACGACATCGGTGTCGTCGGTGTTGCGCCGACGGCCGACATCATCGTCGCGAAGGTGCTGAACAACTGGGAGTTCGGCTTTCACAGTTACGCGATCGCCGGCGTCAATTGGGCGGTCGCGAACGGCGCGCGCGTGCTGAACATGGCGCTCGGCGCGACGAACTTTGATCAGGCGTATCTCGATACCTGCAACGCGGCACTCGATTCCGGCGTATTGCTCGTCGCGTCGGCCGGGAATCTTTCGAACAACGCACCGTTCTACCCGGCATGGTTTCCATCCGTCATGGCTATATCAGCCGTGTATCGGAACGACGAGTTCCTGCCGTGGTCGTCGTATGGTCCGCACATTTCACTCGCCGGCCCGGGCGAAGACGTGTATTCAACGATGCCGATTGTCGGCTGGAACGTGCGATGGAATGAGACGGATCACGCTTCCAATCAATTGCGCGGCGGTACGGTCGATCCATACACAGGGAACGCCGTGTTCTGCGGTTTGGGGGATTCCCCCGCGGCGTTTCCGCCCTCTGTCAACGGCCAGATTGCCCATGTCCGGCGCGGTGTCAACACCATCGGACAGAAAGTTCAGAACGCGTACAACGCGGGCGCGAAGGCGGTCATCGTCTCCAACAACGTGCCGGGCGGCTTCACGGAGAATTTCACGCCACATCTGCGTCTGCCGGTCTGTTCGATCTCGCAGGCCGATGGCGATGAACTCGAGGCGAACGACGGGATTCTGACGACGATCAACCAGTTCAACGCCGGGCATACTTATGGAAACGAATCAGGGACGTCGGTTTCGTGTCCGCACGTTGCCGGTGCCGCGGCACTCCTGATCGGAAACTTTGTTCCCGCTTCCGGACTGCCCGCGTTGCCGCCGCTCACGACGCGTTGGGTGCTTGAGCGCACCGCACGCCAGGTCGGCGATCCGCCCCGGAACGACTACTACGGCTGGGGGATCGTCGATGCGTACGCGGCCTCGCGCTACCTGCACGGACGGATTGCCTGTCCGGGAGATTTGAATACAGACGATTTCGTGGACGATACCGACTTCGTCGCGTTTGCCGGGTTCTACAACGATCTGCTGACTCCCGGGGGTCCCTACACCGGCGCCGATTTCAACGGCGACGGCTTCACGGACGACGCGGATTTTGTGATCTTTGCTTCGATGTACGATCAGTTGCTCTGCCCTTGA
- a CDS encoding acyl-CoA thioesterase, whose amino-acid sequence MTAELRADLAHPAHTSIEIPIAWGEMDALGHVNNVVFFRYIETARIDFLRKAGCHALRDQTGVGFILQFVEMRFRQPLVFPDTIRIDSKLESIEEDRFTLAHAIVSGKTREVAAVARGTIVSYDYKASSKVGMPPTIRSAILGMEGRAR is encoded by the coding sequence ATGACAGCCGAACTCCGAGCCGATCTCGCTCATCCGGCGCACACGTCGATCGAAATACCGATCGCGTGGGGCGAAATGGATGCGCTGGGCCACGTCAACAACGTGGTCTTTTTCCGCTACATCGAAACGGCGCGGATCGATTTCCTGCGGAAAGCGGGCTGCCACGCGCTACGCGATCAGACCGGCGTCGGATTCATACTGCAATTCGTGGAAATGCGGTTCCGTCAACCGCTCGTCTTTCCCGACACGATCCGCATCGATTCAAAGCTCGAATCGATCGAAGAAGATCGGTTCACGCTCGCGCACGCGATCGTCAGCGGCAAAACCCGCGAAGTCGCTGCGGTCGCTCGCGGAACCATCGTGTCGTACGACTACAAAGCCTCGTCGAAGGTTGGGATGCCGCCGACGATTCGGAGTGCGATCCTGGGAATGGAAGGCCGTGCGCGATAG
- a CDS encoding S46 family peptidase: MTRFALCAVVSLGVLAVAGQASALADEGMWLLSNPPRETLKSKYNFDPSEDWLKHMQRSVVRVGMGGTGSIVSPDGLVMTNNHVGLSAIAKLSTKEKNYLKDGFYAPSREEELKCPDTEIRVLWETLDVTDRVNAAAKPGMSAAEAGAAKRKAISQIEKECQDSPGFRCQVVTLYQGAKYHVYKYKVFNDVRLVFSPEEVVGSFGGDTDNFEFPRYSLDMTFFRLYEDGKPYKPEHYLKWSANGAKENEPVFVFGHPGRTRRLYTVDHLKFLRDVDLPERMNRYWRQEIKLQGFAGRSAENARITQRDMRGVANGRKVYTGLLAGLEDPVLMGTKVSEESELRSFIDRDSEHAQEWAGAFVEIADAERAYRDFYVERATIDTVTNGSGLLSRAFDIVQLADELPKPSAERLRDYSDPSLPSLYLRLYSTEPLPEALEIEKVTQMLGLLAERLGGDHPLVVKAFAGKSARARAEECVNGTSLNDPAARKALVEGGAAALKASNDPMLQLAAVFDPRSRELRKMYEDKVESVERDAYAKIAAARFARSGENMYPDATSSLRMSFGRVQGVPRDRTPAFTDIAGLFARAEERQGEPEFTLPAKWHAAKPKLDMATPYNFIADCDIIGGNSGSPTVNAKGEIVGLIFDGNVYSLTGDVIYDGTNARSVSVDSRGIVEALRKVYDAEKLADELTHK; encoded by the coding sequence ATGACTCGATTCGCTCTTTGTGCCGTGGTTTCGCTGGGAGTTCTCGCCGTTGCCGGCCAGGCGAGTGCGCTCGCCGATGAAGGAATGTGGCTGCTCAGCAATCCGCCTCGCGAAACTCTGAAGTCCAAGTACAACTTCGATCCGAGCGAAGATTGGCTCAAGCACATGCAGCGATCGGTTGTTCGCGTGGGTATGGGCGGCACGGGTTCGATCGTTTCGCCCGATGGCCTGGTGATGACCAACAACCACGTCGGACTGAGCGCGATCGCGAAGCTGAGCACGAAGGAAAAGAATTATCTGAAGGACGGGTTCTACGCGCCGTCGCGAGAGGAGGAACTCAAGTGTCCTGACACAGAGATTCGAGTGCTGTGGGAGACGCTGGACGTGACCGATCGGGTGAACGCCGCGGCAAAGCCCGGCATGTCCGCGGCGGAGGCCGGCGCCGCGAAGCGCAAGGCGATATCGCAGATCGAAAAGGAATGCCAGGATTCCCCGGGTTTCCGCTGCCAGGTTGTCACGCTCTATCAGGGAGCGAAGTACCACGTCTACAAGTACAAGGTCTTCAACGATGTTCGGCTGGTCTTTTCGCCGGAGGAAGTGGTGGGTTCCTTCGGTGGCGACACGGACAACTTTGAATTCCCGCGCTACAGCCTCGACATGACGTTCTTCCGCCTCTATGAGGACGGCAAGCCGTACAAGCCGGAGCATTACCTGAAGTGGAGCGCGAACGGCGCGAAAGAAAACGAGCCGGTCTTTGTGTTCGGACATCCGGGACGGACGCGGCGTCTCTACACCGTCGACCACCTCAAGTTCCTGCGCGATGTCGATCTGCCCGAACGCATGAACCGGTATTGGCGCCAGGAGATCAAGTTGCAGGGCTTTGCGGGGCGCAGTGCTGAGAACGCGCGCATCACGCAGCGTGACATGCGGGGCGTCGCAAACGGGCGAAAGGTCTACACCGGCCTGCTCGCAGGACTCGAGGATCCCGTGCTGATGGGCACGAAGGTCAGCGAGGAGAGCGAATTGCGATCGTTCATTGATCGCGACAGCGAGCACGCGCAGGAGTGGGCGGGCGCGTTCGTGGAAATCGCGGACGCCGAACGCGCGTACCGCGACTTCTATGTGGAAAGGGCCACGATCGATACGGTCACCAACGGAAGCGGGCTCTTGAGCCGCGCATTCGATATTGTGCAACTCGCCGACGAGCTTCCCAAGCCGAGCGCAGAGCGTCTGCGCGATTATTCCGATCCATCGCTCCCGTCACTCTACCTGCGCTTGTATTCGACCGAGCCGCTTCCGGAAGCGCTCGAGATCGAGAAAGTCACGCAGATGCTCGGTCTGCTCGCGGAGCGGCTCGGCGGAGATCATCCGCTTGTGGTGAAGGCATTTGCCGGAAAGTCCGCACGCGCTCGTGCCGAGGAGTGTGTCAACGGCACCTCGCTCAATGATCCTGCGGCGCGAAAGGCTCTCGTGGAGGGCGGCGCGGCGGCGTTGAAAGCGTCGAATGATCCGATGTTGCAGCTCGCCGCCGTCTTCGATCCGCGATCACGCGAACTTCGGAAGATGTACGAGGACAAGGTCGAGAGCGTTGAACGCGACGCGTACGCCAAGATTGCCGCGGCACGCTTCGCCCGTTCAGGTGAGAACATGTACCCCGATGCGACGAGCAGCCTGCGCATGAGTTTCGGGAGGGTTCAGGGAGTGCCCCGCGACCGCACGCCGGCCTTTACCGACATCGCCGGTTTGTTTGCTCGTGCCGAAGAGCGCCAGGGAGAGCCCGAGTTCACCCTGCCTGCCAAGTGGCACGCCGCCAAGCCGAAGCTCGACATGGCGACCCCTTACAACTTCATCGCCGATTGCGACATCATCGGGGGCAACTCGGGTAGCCCGACGGTGAATGCCAAAGGTGAGATCGTCGGCCTGATCTTTGATGGGAACGTCTACTCACTGACCGGCGACGTGATTTATGACGGAACCAATGCCCGGAGCGTTTCCGTCGATTCGCGGGGAATCGTCGAGGCTTTGCGGAAGGTCTACGACGCCGAAAAGCTGGCGGATGAGCTGACTCACAAGTAG
- the acnA gene encoding aconitate hydratase AcnA: MAFQDPFKSKASLKTKHGTYSYYNLNALKQAGIGHVDKLPYSIRVLLESMLRNLDGFVVTADDVSGLANWNAKSPAKEEIPFMPGRVVLQDFTGVPCVVDLAAMRDAMKSMGGDPNLINPLVKCDLVIDHSVQVDAFGPPTSLGTALTVNANKEFERNGERYEFLKWGQQSLNNFTCVPPATGIVHQVNLEYLATCVLTKQQDGETVVYPDSCVGTDSHTTMENGLGVVGWGVGGIEAEAVMLGQPIYMLTPEVIGFRLKGKLPEGTTATDLVLTVTQILRKKGVVDKFVEFFGDGLAALSVPDRATIANMAPEYGATMGFFPIDQATLDYLRFTGRDEATVALVEEYCKANGLFWTKGSAEPEFTDVAELDLSTVQPSLAGPKRPQDRVLLKDVKTAWNKELVDSFGKKAPAESVNVSRWIDEGGNAAKPANAADPSGAPDPGCIGVDVKLDNKSFQLHHGDVVIAAITSCTNTSNPDVLIAAGLVARKARALGLTRKPWVKTSLAPGSKVVTEYLNKANLSADLESIGFYTVGYGCTTCIGNSGPLPDAIESAIKGGDLIVASVLSGNRNFEGRVHPNVKANYLASPPLCVAYAIAGSVAIDLATEAIGRSKDGKSIYLKDIWPTWKEVQELKSQCLSPEQFRKQYANVFTGNEQWNKVPVSKSDSYKWNDKSTYIHKPPFFEGMKPTPTPPKAIKGARVLAYVGDSITTDHISPAGDIAENSPAGEYLKGLGIRKADFNTYGTRRGNDLVMTRGTYANIRVKNKIAVDPATNKIKEGGWTRDMSKSGGGKISFIYDAAMNYRKEGTPLVVLAGKDYGMGSSRDWAAKGTLELGVKAVISESFERIHRSNLVGMGVLPLNFVEGQTAESLGLKGDETFDIDLHVSVEGLVEPRCEVKVTANKPDGRKVAFTTRCRIDTPVEAEYYRNGGVLHTVLRRLLNDSKSKKPAMV; the protein is encoded by the coding sequence ATGGCATTCCAGGACCCCTTCAAGTCCAAAGCATCGCTCAAGACCAAGCACGGCACGTACTCCTACTACAACCTGAACGCTCTCAAACAGGCCGGCATCGGGCACGTGGACAAATTGCCTTATTCGATCCGCGTGCTGCTCGAATCGATGCTGCGGAACCTCGACGGCTTTGTGGTCACCGCCGACGATGTTTCCGGTCTTGCGAACTGGAACGCCAAGAGCCCGGCGAAAGAAGAAATCCCCTTTATGCCGGGGCGCGTCGTGCTGCAGGATTTCACCGGCGTGCCATGCGTTGTGGATCTTGCCGCGATGCGCGACGCCATGAAATCGATGGGCGGCGATCCGAATCTGATCAACCCGCTCGTCAAGTGCGATCTCGTCATCGATCACAGCGTGCAGGTCGATGCGTTCGGCCCCCCCACTTCGCTGGGAACCGCGCTGACCGTCAACGCCAACAAGGAATTCGAACGTAACGGCGAGCGCTACGAATTCCTGAAGTGGGGCCAGCAGTCGCTCAATAACTTCACCTGCGTGCCGCCGGCGACCGGAATCGTGCACCAGGTCAATCTCGAATACCTCGCGACCTGCGTCCTCACCAAACAGCAAGACGGCGAGACCGTGGTGTACCCGGACTCCTGTGTCGGAACGGACAGCCACACGACCATGGAGAACGGCCTTGGCGTCGTCGGCTGGGGCGTGGGGGGCATCGAGGCCGAGGCCGTCATGCTCGGCCAGCCGATCTACATGCTCACGCCCGAGGTGATCGGATTCCGCCTGAAAGGCAAATTGCCCGAGGGCACCACCGCGACCGATCTGGTCCTCACCGTCACGCAGATCCTCCGCAAGAAGGGTGTCGTCGACAAGTTCGTCGAGTTCTTTGGTGACGGGCTCGCGGCACTCTCCGTTCCCGATCGCGCCACGATCGCGAACATGGCGCCTGAATACGGTGCGACGATGGGCTTCTTCCCCATCGATCAGGCCACGCTCGATTACTTGCGATTCACCGGGCGCGACGAGGCAACCGTGGCGCTGGTCGAAGAATACTGCAAGGCGAACGGATTGTTCTGGACCAAGGGAAGCGCCGAGCCCGAATTCACCGACGTCGCCGAGCTCGATCTCTCGACCGTTCAGCCCTCGCTCGCCGGACCCAAGCGCCCGCAAGATCGCGTTCTGCTCAAAGACGTCAAAACCGCGTGGAACAAGGAACTCGTCGATAGCTTCGGCAAGAAGGCCCCGGCCGAATCGGTCAACGTTTCACGCTGGATCGACGAGGGCGGAAACGCCGCGAAGCCCGCGAACGCGGCGGACCCGTCCGGCGCGCCCGACCCGGGCTGCATCGGCGTTGATGTCAAGCTCGACAACAAGTCTTTCCAGTTGCATCACGGCGATGTGGTGATCGCCGCGATCACGAGCTGCACGAATACGAGCAATCCCGACGTCTTGATCGCCGCGGGCCTCGTTGCTCGCAAGGCTCGAGCGCTCGGCCTCACCCGCAAGCCGTGGGTCAAAACTTCGCTCGCCCCGGGTTCCAAAGTTGTCACCGAGTATCTCAACAAGGCCAATCTGTCCGCCGATCTCGAGTCGATTGGCTTCTACACCGTCGGCTACGGCTGTACGACCTGCATCGGAAACTCCGGCCCGCTTCCGGACGCAATCGAGAGCGCGATCAAGGGCGGCGATCTGATCGTCGCCAGCGTGCTCAGCGGCAACCGCAACTTCGAAGGTCGCGTGCACCCGAACGTCAAGGCGAATTACCTCGCCAGTCCGCCCTTGTGCGTGGCGTACGCGATTGCCGGCAGCGTTGCCATCGATCTCGCGACCGAAGCGATCGGCCGAAGCAAGGACGGAAAGTCCATCTACCTGAAAGACATCTGGCCGACGTGGAAGGAAGTGCAAGAGCTGAAGAGCCAGTGCCTCAGCCCGGAGCAATTCCGCAAGCAGTACGCAAATGTCTTTACCGGCAACGAGCAGTGGAACAAGGTCCCGGTTTCCAAGAGCGACTCGTATAAGTGGAACGACAAATCGACGTACATCCACAAGCCGCCTTTCTTCGAAGGCATGAAGCCGACCCCCACTCCTCCGAAGGCGATCAAGGGCGCACGTGTGCTGGCGTACGTCGGCGACTCGATCACGACCGACCACATCAGCCCGGCCGGCGACATCGCGGAGAATTCTCCGGCCGGTGAGTATCTGAAGGGACTTGGCATCCGCAAGGCCGACTTCAATACCTACGGAACTCGCCGCGGCAACGACCTCGTCATGACCCGCGGCACCTACGCGAACATCCGCGTCAAGAACAAGATTGCGGTCGATCCGGCCACCAACAAGATCAAGGAAGGCGGCTGGACGCGCGACATGTCGAAATCGGGCGGCGGCAAGATTTCGTTCATCTACGACGCCGCGATGAACTATCGAAAGGAAGGCACGCCTCTCGTCGTGCTCGCCGGCAAGGACTACGGCATGGGTTCGAGCCGCGACTGGGCGGCCAAGGGAACGCTCGAACTCGGCGTCAAAGCCGTGATCAGCGAATCCTTTGAGCGCATCCATCGGAGCAATCTTGTCGGCATGGGCGTTCTGCCTCTCAACTTTGTTGAGGGCCAAACCGCCGAGTCACTTGGGCTCAAGGGCGATGAGACGTTCGACATCGACCTGCACGTGAGCGTTGAAGGACTCGTGGAGCCGCGCTGCGAGGTGAAGGTCACCGCGAACAAACCCGACGGGAGGAAGGTGGCTTTCACGACGCGCTGCCGCATCGATACACCGGTCGAAGCGGAGTACTACCGCAACGGCGGCGTTCTGCACACCGTTCTTCGTCGATTGCTGAACGACAGCAAATCCAAGAAGCCGGCGATGGTGTGA
- a CDS encoding GNAT family N-acetyltransferase, with product MNVTIRVAAESDAVPLATLSTQLGYPASSEVMRERLRYKPDPNRALFVAESGNEVVGCLEVAVMFAWETGEWAEIRGLVVLDSARSLGIGGKLVAHAKEWAHGRGHTKLRVRTNEVRTRTHEFYERLGFMKTKSQRVYDISLGV from the coding sequence ATGAATGTCACTATTCGTGTCGCGGCAGAGTCCGATGCGGTTCCGCTGGCCACCCTCTCGACGCAGCTCGGCTATCCGGCCTCCTCCGAAGTTATGCGAGAGCGGCTGCGATACAAGCCCGATCCGAATCGGGCGCTGTTCGTCGCCGAATCGGGAAATGAAGTTGTCGGCTGCCTTGAAGTCGCGGTGATGTTCGCCTGGGAAACCGGAGAGTGGGCTGAGATACGCGGTTTGGTTGTGCTGGATTCGGCGCGGAGCCTGGGAATCGGCGGGAAGCTCGTTGCGCACGCCAAAGAGTGGGCGCACGGCCGTGGTCACACCAAGCTTCGCGTCCGAACGAATGAGGTTCGCACTCGGACGCACGAGTTCTATGAACGGCTTGGATTTATGAAAACCAAGTCGCAGCGGGTGTATGACATTTCGCTTGGCGTATGA